Part of the Cytophagia bacterium CHB2 genome, TTCGTTTTACTCAAATTAACCAACCGCGTGCGCGCGTCACGGCTTTTTGCCAATTTTGGTAGAGGCGTTGGCGATCGGCTTCTGGCATCTGCGCGGCAAACCTTTTTTCTTCCTGCCAGTGATGCGCAATATCCTCCAAATCACGCCAATAGCCGACCGCCATGCCGGCGAGATAAGCCGCGCCGAGTGAGGTGGTTTCTGTCACCGCCGGACGCACCACCGGAGTATTGAGAATATCCGCCTGAAATTGCATGAGCAGGTTGTTTGCCACTGCGCCGCCGTCAACCCGCAACTCGGCTATCGGCGTGCCCGCATCTTCCTGCATCGCCTGCGCCAGATCACGCGATTGATAAGCGATACTCTCTAAGGCCGCGCGCGCCATGTGACTGCGATTCGCGCCGCGCGTCAACCCGACAATCGTGCCGCGCGCCTCTGCATCCCAATACGGTGAGCCCAGACCGACAAACGCCGGCACGAGAAATACGCCGCCGTTGTCCTGCACTTGCGCCGCAAGATTCTCGATTTCAGCGGCGGATTTGATGAGTTGCAATTCATCCCGCAGCCATTGCACCACGGCGCCTGCAATGAACACCGAACCTTCGAGCGCATA contains:
- the glpK gene encoding glycerol kinase GlpK gives rise to the protein MFRARQGDIAFGTIDSWLLWKLTGGKVHATDCSNASRTLLFNIHDVDWDRDLLSQLDIPAAILPRVRPSSGIFGLTAPDLFGVEIPIAGIAGDQQAALFGQACFTPGMFKNTYGTGCFLLTSTGDQVIHSKNGLLTTIAWQIGNGRVQYALEGSVFIAGAVVQWLRDELQLIKSAAEIENLAAQVQDNGGVFLVPAFVGLGSPYWDAEARGTIVGLTRGANRSHMARAALESIAYQSRDLAQAMQEDAGTPIAELRVDGGAVANNLLMQFQADILNTPVVRPAVTETTSLGAAYLAGMAVGYWRDLEDIAHHWQEEKRFAAQMPEADRQRLYQNWQKAVTRARGWLI